One genomic segment of Ipomoea triloba cultivar NCNSP0323 chromosome 9, ASM357664v1 includes these proteins:
- the LOC116029747 gene encoding agamous-like MADS-box protein AGL80, whose amino-acid sequence MARKRVKLAFIVNKKQRKTSYKKQKMGVLKMLNELSILCGVEAGAVLYSSFEQQTIATLKNMPDFAQTRGMVDHDNFLEERFLKLGTQLLNLKKVNRLTEMALVMYQILQGHQLNISLSSEDLNDLGWAITVYLEEIDNKVETSSIPASAPEPSSSTNP is encoded by the coding sequence ATGGCAAGAAAAAGAGTAAAATTGGCTTTTATTGTGAATAAAAAGCAAAGAAAAACCTCCTACAAGAAACAAAAGATGGGGGTGTTGAAGATGCTTAATGAGCTGAGCATCCTGTGCGGTGTTGAAGCAGGTGCAGTACTGTACAGCTCTTTTGAGCAACAGACCATTGCCACATTGAAGAACATGCCAGATTTCGCCCAAACTCGAGGAATGGTGGACCATGACAACTTCCTTGAAGAGAGGTTTCTGAAATTAGGCACTCAGCTTCTCAATCTGAAGAAAGTGAATAGATTGACGGAGATGGCTTTAGTGATGTATCAGATCTTACAAGGACATCAACTTAATATTTCTCTCAGTTCCGAAGACCTTAACGATTTGGGTTGGGCTATAACCGTATATCTGGAAGAAATTGATAACAAGGTCGAGACATCCTCAATCCCAGCATCAGCTCCAGAGCCCAGCAGCTCAACAAATCCTTAA